A single window of Lynx canadensis isolate LIC74 chromosome C2, mLynCan4.pri.v2, whole genome shotgun sequence DNA harbors:
- the SUCNR1 gene encoding succinate receptor 1 encodes MQIRLHYVQRHSLGLEVVSGCWQRVSVKGSGPSNRMAWNETCQNWLAAEISLEKYYLSIFYGIEFVVGVLANTTVVFGYLFCLKNWNSSNIYLFNLSISDLAFLCTLPMLIRSYSQGKWTYGDVLCISNRYVLHANLYTSILFLTFISVDRYLLMKHPFREHFLQKKEFAVLISLGIWVLVTLELLPILSLIHPNIAVNGTNCIDYASSGDPKYNLIYSMCLTFLGFLIPLLVMCFFYFKIALFLKQRSIQLATALPLEKPLTLVIMAVVIFSVLFTPYHIMRNVRIASRLGKWKQSRCAQAIINSLYIVTRPLAFLNSTVNPVFYFLMGDHFREMLMSKLRHQFKSLTSFRR; translated from the exons ATGCAAATTAGGCTTCACTATGTCCAGCGGCACAGTCTTGGGTTAGAAGTTGTATCAGGTTGCTGGCAAAGAGTTTCCGTCAAGGGATCAGGGCCTTCCAACAGAATG gCATGGAATGAAACTTGCCAAAATTGGCTGGCAGCAGAGATTTCCCTGGAAAAGtactatctttccattttttatgggATCGAGTTTGTTGTGGGAGTCCTTGCAAATACAACTGTTGTGTTTGGCTACCTCTTCTGTCTGAAGAACTGGAATAGCAGTAACATTTATCTCTTTAACCTCTCTATCTCAGACTTGGCTTTTTTGTGCACCCTCCCCATGCTGATAAGAAGTTATTCTCAAGGAAAGTGGACGTATGGGGATGTGCTCTGCATAAGCAACCGATATGTGCTTCATGCCAACCTCTACACGAGCATCCTTTTTCTGACTTTTATCAGCGTTGATCGATACCTGCTCATGAAGCATCCTTTCCGAGAACACTTTCTGCAAAAGAAAGAGTTCGCTGTTTTAATCTCTTTGGGTATTTGGGTTTTAGTAACCCTAGAGCTCCTGCCCATACTTTCTCTTATACATCCAAATATAGCTGTCAATGGCACCAACTGTATTGATTATGCAAGCTCTGGGGACCCCAAATACAACCTCATTTATAGCATGTGTCTAACCTTCTTGGGATTCCTCATTCCTCTTTTGGTGATGTGCTTCTTTTATTTCAAGATTGCTCTGTTCTTAAAGCAGAGGAGCATACAGCTTGCTACTGCTTTGCCCCTTGAAAAGCCCCTCACGTTAGTCATCATGGCAGTTGTGATCTTCTCCGTGCTTTTTACTCCCTACCACATCATGCGGAATGTGAGGATTGCTTCACGCCTGGGAAAGTGGAAGCAGTCCCGCTGTGCTCAGGCCATCATCAACTCCTTATACATTGTGACTCGGCCTTTGGCCTTTCTGAACAGCACCGTCAACCCTGTCTTCTACTTCCTTATGGGAGATCACTTCAGGGAGATGTTGATGAGCAAGCTGAGGCACCAATTCAAATCCCTGACATCCTTTAGAAGATGA